CAGAACGCTTTCGATAGAATAGCCCGACTCACTGATACCTAACCAAGAGAACTCCAAGTCTcttttcttttataactttCCGTTTTACTtggtacacgttttaggaaaaaccaacacacATACAACAAACCAGGCGAGACGTTTTGAATCGCAAACACCCTATGAAGACCGCCCAACAAAATCCAGATTTGGAACGATTTATTCTAAATTTCAAACTGGGAATACATTTTCTTCAAACTGTTTGACTAGTTTCAAGATACGGGGCTCAAAAATCGTGAAAGCTAGtgtaaatttttcaaagaaaaatcgTCGTTGCATTTCCACCAAAAAACGATCGTAACTCCAATACCAGACCGAACGACAGTTAATTACAGGTGCCCCGAACAACGTGCACTTTTCCACAAATAGCTCGCAACAAGCTACCGGAAATTATTCCCCGAGGATACCCTCAACATTTCGCTTCACTGGCATTCAGATACATCACGTAACCTCGTAACTACGAGTTACTTTTAACTTTCTGTTAAATGGTCTTAGTTCGGGTGACATGGAACCGCAGTACAACGAATGAATCTGAATTTTGGCCAGACAGTTTGATTTCTAAGGTGGTGATGTCGAGTTATAGTTTCGGAAAGTTTTGCAGAAGTTGTTTAAATGATAAAACATAGGATAGTATActcaataaacttaaaaattttcCTATTAATACTATAAAACATAAACGAGGAACTTCATTTcgagatttttaataattgcgtgtcaaaaatttgatattctcCAAATCTCTCGAGTTTTTCCTAGTATAATTTTGTTGTGATTCAAAAAAGCTGTTATAGTTAACGTTTAGGATTCATAAAATAGTTAATACATTAACTATGcgttaaaaattcttttctcaTGGTTCTCGAAGGGTACCGCGATGTCATTAAAAGTTATTTGGTGATAAACATCGTCTTTGATTACTATATCAGGTCACTCGAATGCTGTTCTACGGAATAGGCGTACCTTAATGATACTACACTAATATCTTATCATTAACCTTTCCAGGATAACCAGAATTAACATCTGTAGAAAATGCCGTTCTCTAGAAGTTGAGTGAGTAGTCGGGGGTGTATTTTGTGAGATTAACCACCCAACAGCGACTAGTGGCCTCCTGGTTATGGGTATTGCCACACGAACCGAAGTGGGACTAGAAACCAAATGGCTAAAGGCAACTAGTTGGTTGTTGGCGTCGTTGGTATTGAATTCCTTCATACTGTTTGGATAGATCTATAGCTACTTCCGATTAAGAATCGTCTGGATCTGATATAGCTCTTGAAGTGATTAGACCACAGGAAGAATGTTTGTAGTGTCTTTGGACAGATTAATTGAGAATCGTCTGGAACTGATATAGATCAGAGATGATTGGACCACAGGAAGAATGTTAAGTGTGCAATGATTCCTTAAGAATCAAATTAGGGGGTTTTCTTCGACTAATTTGACAGTGGCGAGGTTGCAGGTGTGATTTGTGAGCCAGGGAGGATGAAGAATCACCTTTTATCACCAAATGGTATCATTTATCTTCAATTTGTCTTCAAATCGGTCCAATAGTTCTGTATGGTACAGTCTTATATCAATTTAGTCTTCCAGGTGATCGATTTAGGACACAACTTGAATCCCAGAAAACGGTGATCATCATACATCACCTGTCTTTCATATACAAGTCATAGCGTTGCTTTGACTGTTTTTTGGTCTCAAAGTATACATCATGGGATTTATGTGCCATCAAATATCATGCAGAAATAAATTTGCCTTCCAtcgtattttccaaaatttatttatgaaattattcccAAGAAATAGTTTATCAATGCacaatttggaaatttattgcgatttttattaatattgatcatATTTATCAGGAATTCCTTTAATTCCTTAGACAATACGAAAGGATTAATAATATCTCTAAACATATAAACAATGCATAATAATTCACCAGATActtaaataattgatatgttattgATAGTTGATCCCATAATAAATCTCACGTCCGTTGAGAtcaaatcataaataaaaagtttcgtCGTTTCTCGATGGAAATTTACAGTGTCTAACCAAACGATGtaacttcaaaatttcataaatatctagTTGTACAATAAGTCAAGTCTGGTGAGGATTTTGCAGCAGATGGTGTGAATCATGtctctttccatttatttttataccaaatGGAACTAATACATCATAATAATACTATGCATTTATTATTTCACCAGTATATAAAAAATCTACAAGAAGGATTCATCTtgtgttttataaatactgCTTTGTAACCAAAGTACCAGATTCGTAGCACATTTGATTTGATTTAGTATCAAAGTGGTGGATACTGGATATAAAATGATGCACAAAATCTTTGTAAAACGTCATGAACCAATTGCTTGAGAAAACCAACGgctaatctccttttagctccaaacacttttcccagcgatatCGATAcgtttttatgataagaatcgtcaaaTTTTTGACCACCAccacttttttttaattgggaacaaaaaaaatgatccGACGGGCCTAAATCCGGCGATTAGGgtgcaattcaaactttacttTATCAATTTTAACCATTGAAATAACGGATGCGTCAGCTGGTGCATTTTTCATTAGTCAAATGCAGATGTTTTTGCTTGCCTAACCAACGGATGCAACCAGGAAAGCTGAGGGATATTTGAGACACCCGTAGTTTTCCCATTAAACCAACATCTGCCATCTTTGTCCAAACAGGAACTATATTGATATAACTTTTGATTGAGGAATCACTCCGTTTATATCTGGTTGTTCCGATTGTTCCTTTTCTATTATATCATCATGGTAGACAGTTTTTTATTGTCAACTAGCACGTTCCATAGTTGTCGTATACTATATCTGAGCttttcttgtatattttctCATGCTCTTAAGCCAGGACGTTCAAGGAGATCACACTCGCTTACCAATAAGACAGTCCGGAAGGTGCTGGCGATCCTCAGTGCACCTTGTCTCTGTCGATGCTTGCCTCATCCGTATAAGGGGTTGGAAAGACCACCTCCGTATCAAAGACCATCTTTGAATACTTGAATACTCGATTTCGTCTGTCTCGATCTCAATGGGAAGTAATTTTTCCTTACTAGAAACATCAGCTCAGTTTTTTCCGTAACTAAGCTTTTCTGGGTTTCTGTTAAGCAAATTTGCCATTATTCACACTGCTTCAACAAATACTAAGATCGACTCTGATTATGGTCTACTCAAGgtttatgatatttaataagAACTAGATGTAGTGCTTGAAAGCAACATCGTAGTCTCTAACTGCACCACATCAATTCATTTTAATGCGACATTTGTAAACTTCCCTACATTAGCTGCTAGATCATTACAATAAAAGGTTTAGTACAGAAAATTAACTtctaaatctaataaaaaactgAGGAAGATTTAACGAAAGTCgtgaagtttttttgttaatgtataTTGATAAACTCCACGAGGTTTCATTCAAAATTGGATAGTGATATGATTGAAACAGTTATTAATGTTAGAAATCATTATAGAAGAGAGGTTGTGAAAGAGCGAGGGAAGACTCAACCCTAGAAATCTGTAGAAGAAGAAGGTATCTATCTAGATTCTCTTGGGGTTATGTCAGACAATTGGTTTGTTATTTTGAAGCTGTATATACTAAAGATTGAAATACAGATAGCAGATTATTAAGACTTTGTTAATAATAGTACCAACGCTTTTGGGTTTTGGGATGAGCTGAAAGAAAGATTTTTCAAAGGATAATTTCAGCTCTAACTGCACCAAATTTATAATCTTCGCTACATTAGCTACTAGATCACTACAAGAAAAGGCTTAGTACAAAAAACTAGCTtctaaatctaataaaaaactgAGGAACACTTAACGAAAGTCgtgaagtttttttgttaatgtataTTGATAAACTCCACGAGGTTTCATTCAAAATTGGATAGTAATATGATTGAAACAGTTATTAATGTTAGAAATCATTATAGAAGGGGGCTGTAAAAGAGCGAGGGAAGATTCAACCCTAGAAATCTGTAGAAGGTATCTATCTAGTTTCTCTTGAGGTTAGGTCAGACAGTTGGCTTGTTATTTTGAAGCTGTACATACTAAAGATTGAAATGCAAATAGTAGATTATTAAGACTTTGTTAATATTAGTACCAACGCTGAATGAATGAGCTGAAAGAAAGATTTTTCAAAGGATAATTTCAGCTCTAACTGCACCACAACagttaattttaatgatatacaGCTACATTAGCTACTAGATCACTACAAGAAAAAGTTTAGTACAAAAAACTAGCTtctaaatctaataaaaaactgAGGAAGCCTTAACCAAAGTCGTGAAgcattttttgttaatgtatATTGATAAATTCTACAaggtttcaataaaaatttcaaaggaTAATTTCATAGCAATTGCACTAACGGTTATTCGTATACAGAGACACTGACAATTCATCTTTCTTCTTATCTTATcatgaaaattgtaataattactATTATATACgggtttttcatgaaaattttcatttgtccTAAATACAAATCGTGAAAATGAAGCTACTACCAATTTTAATTCCTCTTCTTTCCATTATATCAATAAAAGCTGATTGCGGTAagtgttttataaaatgaattatcaatttcaaatcattttggTGTCTATATCTTGTGAATACCTTCTATTTTTTAGAAGTTGGTACTGAAGTCATATGTTACTGGGGATCTTGGTCTATATATAGAACGGGAGAAGGATTATTTACATCAGAGAATATAGATACGGAAATATGTACAACTATAGTTTATTCTTTTGCTGGACTTGATTCAAACTTAGAATTGGTTTCTTTGAATATTGATGCTGACATCGATAAAAGTGAGTAGTCACTAATAACGATGGACTAGGAGATGAAATTAACGAAGTAGTTGAAGAAATCAGGACGAAATACTTGAGATTGTTATATCAGGGGATGAAAAAGTGATAAACTTcgagattttttattaaattattcactGAGAAAGTTCTTGTAGACATTGTAATGATAGAGGTTTGAGATTTCGACTAACtagattataatttcaataaacttgatgttaaatattcaattgatatGATTCAAAATGGTAAAAATAGAGAAGTTTATTAGTATTATCAATATTAGCATTAATATTATCAGTATCATATGTTTGTTTAGATGGATTCAAAAATTTAACCGACTTGAAAAAGATAAACCCTTGTCTGAAAGTCGTTTTAGCTGTAGGTGGATGGAACGAAGGCTCCATGAAATACTCAATAGTAAGTAAATAtttcttaaacaaaattttcatctagttttggtaatgaattcattttacaaataatttaactcCTATTCAAtacaaaactaaataattatataataaaagtataagAGCCacaaatatcgattttattctattataacCGGAGTGAACCAGGTCAAAACAACTTAtgtattgataaatatatttagaaagaaAGAGCCGGAAGATAAGGTGTTGAATAGAGATTGCTCCGGtaacttttaataatataacaaCCTGTCTTTGCAACGATAACCTGTACTTAAGTTAAGACAAAACGTATTATAGGTGATGATGTAGGACGTTGAATCAACTGGAGGCATTTGAATAAGCTACAAACCAGATTTTTCTACGAACAGCTAGCTCTTGACGACGTAAAATgtagaaaaacagaaaataacaGCTTATAATCAAGGGTAAGATCGAGGGACGCTGTGGAGTTGAAAGGAAACAACAGTCGTGATTCATAAATATTCTGGACCAGTGGTGGACTTTTTAGCTTGACATAAGACCGTACAGCTTTTGTTATGGTGATTAACGATGTCAGGAAGACCAGACAAGATTGATCACTGTAGTAAAAGCATTTTCTTAGCTTCATACAGCAAAATCAATTCaccatttgattttttcatgtacAGATGGCTGGTGACGAATATCTACGTAATAGATTCGTCGATAACGTTTTGGCGTTCATGGCTTATTACGAATTTGACGGTCTGGATCTCGATTGGGAATATCCCACAACGCGAAAAGGAATACCAGAAGACGGGAAGAATTTGGTATTGTTATTGAAGGAGCTAAGATCTAAGATGTCACCATATGGATTGAAACTGTCCATCGCCGTACCTATTGACGAAAATTTGATACAAACGGGATACTTAGTCACAGAAATAGCCGAGTGAGTTGAAACTtgtattttcattacatttttctagggaaattgatttttatggGTAAAGGTTTTTAAATTGTCATACAGAATCtgtaaaactaaatttttggaaccgttggtgttatcgtcttcatagactgaaggtaaactccTCTTGAGTCTTCTTTCTCACCCAGTATTGCCAAGAAACTGCATAGTCTGAAATGAGGATGGAAGATTGCTAAGTTTCTTGCTTTGGTGTATCAGCATAATTAGATGCAATAAGTCCAAATAGGTGGAGTGTCTTCCagttaattccaattttatatattccagTCGaagttcttttcttttatttctatttagcactattttaaaaatgaagtaAGTGGTGAATTATCACCCAAACTACCTCATCTGAACGAATTTCAAGTTAAAActacaaagaaaaagataagTCCTATATGTGGAAAGCTCTACGGCTCCATTTCAAAATGTGGTAAGATTAGTCTCTAAttctattaataaaacaatagataaaagctgaaaaattgaattagagATCTGGATTTATCTGAAGAGAAATTGatgttataaaatttgaaattatagcatcaaaatctatttcattcgaaattgattgattgattgattgatttacATTAAATTTATCTACTAACTTGAGTTTTAATA
The sequence above is drawn from the Diorhabda carinulata isolate Delta chromosome 6, icDioCari1.1, whole genome shotgun sequence genome and encodes:
- the LOC130895347 gene encoding chitotriosidase-1-like, with the protein product MKLLPILIPLLSIISIKADCEVGTEVICYWGSWSIYRTGEGLFTSENIDTEICTTIVYSFAGLDSNLELVSLNIDADIDKNGFKNLTDLKKINPCLKVVLAVGGWNEGSMKYSIMAGDEYLRNRFVDNVLAFMAYYEFDGLDLDWEYPTTRKGIPEDGKNLVLLLKELRSKMSPYGLKLSIAVPIDENLIQTGYLVTEIADYVDMVNLMAYDYVASDSKVTGLSSPLSEIKETVSKWLAAGLPSKKLALGIPAYAKNFVLEDPDNHNIGAPVQSIGEAGPYTQEQGLLAYFEVLQILNDWNGIITVINVDDTNYAFYDNEWFTFDNDSTVRSKVKYALENHLGGIMLWALELDDFKGVHGEAYPLLKAIRDGISDFNH